A genome region from Deinococcus depolymerans includes the following:
- the argJ gene encoding bifunctional glutamate N-acetyltransferase/amino-acid acetyltransferase ArgJ, whose translation MSGLTFPTGFTAAAMAAGIKPSGKTDLSGVTSRRDCTWAFAGTRSTTAAACVTRNRDLYAHGAPVRALLVNAGNANAATGTRGANDNADMADAFGSVLNVQPQAVLTASTGIIGHLLPMDKVLSGIEHLPDELGSAADPFAAAIMTTDTHPKTASVTLSSGARIVGTAKGSGMIHPDMATMFAFAFTDAAIDQTALREAFPAIVNRTFNAVTVDGDTSTNDMAVVLCNGEAGPADLTEFLTALEGVMRDLARQIAADGEGATKLLTVQVSGARTEAEALAAARTCCVSPLLKSAVHGNDPNWGRVIMAVGRSGAGVNIEKLRVSVQGHPVFGGKPLPYDDAQVSASMKAEEVVFTIDLGVGDAHGEAWGCDLSAEYVSINADYTT comes from the coding sequence ATGAGTGGCCTGACGTTCCCCACCGGCTTCACCGCCGCCGCCATGGCGGCCGGTATCAAACCCAGCGGCAAGACCGACCTGAGCGGCGTGACCAGCCGCCGCGACTGCACCTGGGCCTTCGCGGGCACCCGCAGCACCACCGCCGCCGCGTGCGTCACCCGCAACCGCGACCTGTACGCGCACGGAGCCCCCGTCCGCGCCCTGCTGGTCAACGCCGGAAACGCGAACGCCGCCACCGGCACGCGTGGCGCCAACGACAACGCCGACATGGCCGACGCCTTCGGCAGTGTGCTGAACGTGCAACCCCAGGCAGTCCTGACCGCCAGCACCGGCATCATCGGGCACCTGCTGCCCATGGATAAGGTCCTGAGCGGCATCGAGCACCTGCCGGACGAACTCGGCAGCGCCGCCGACCCCTTCGCCGCCGCGATCATGACCACCGACACGCACCCCAAGACCGCCAGCGTCACCCTCAGCAGCGGCGCGCGTATCGTCGGCACCGCCAAGGGCAGCGGCATGATCCACCCGGACATGGCCACCATGTTCGCCTTCGCCTTCACCGACGCAGCCATCGACCAGACGGCGCTGCGTGAGGCGTTCCCCGCCATCGTGAACCGCACCTTCAACGCCGTCACCGTCGACGGCGACACCAGCACCAACGACATGGCCGTCGTCCTGTGCAACGGCGAGGCCGGCCCCGCCGACCTGACCGAATTCCTGACCGCCCTGGAAGGCGTCATGCGCGACCTCGCCCGCCAGATCGCCGCCGACGGCGAGGGCGCCACCAAACTCCTGACCGTGCAGGTCAGCGGCGCCCGCACCGAGGCCGAGGCCCTCGCCGCCGCCCGCACCTGCTGCGTCAGCCCCCTGCTGAAAAGCGCCGTGCACGGCAACGATCCCAACTGGGGCCGCGTGATCATGGCGGTGGGCCGCAGCGGCGCCGGCGTGAACATCGAGAAACTGCGCGTCAGCGTGCAGGGCCACCCCGTCTTCGGCGGCAAACCGCTCCCGTACGACGACGCGCAGGTCAGCGCCAGCATGAAAGCCGAGGAGGTCGTCTTCACCATCGACCTCGGCGTCGGCGACGCCCACGGCGAGGCCTGGGGCTGCGACCTCAGCGCCGAATACGTCAGCATCAACGCCGACTACACGACCTGA
- a CDS encoding arginine--tRNA ligase: MDLKAQLKQAVETAAAALGAPLDVAIQETPATKPGDYGTPAAFQIAKAIGGNPAQVAQQLAQTVVLPAGISRVEAAGPFLNFFVDVGAFVRGVVEQPFAMPALGGKVVIEHTSVNPNKELHVGHLRNVVLGDSMARIFRAAGHTVEVQNYIDDTGRQAAESLFAAAHYGLTWDGIQKYDHWMGEGYVRLNADPAKAELESGITAIMHRLEAGELRGEVEKIVHAHLQTCFRLGARYDLLAWESDVVGSGFLGHGLNILEGSPYTSHPTEGKFAGAFVMDVSAFMPNLEESNVVLRRSDGTAMYVAKDVGYQFWKFGLFEGMKFKPFTTDPEGNTIWTSAPDGQPDTEGRFGHAQEVINVIDSRQEHPQKIVKASLGVAGETEKEARSIHLSYAFVTLEGQTISGRKGVTVSADAAMDEAQTRALAALAELNPALAARDDAAEIARRIGIGAIRFAMLKAEPTRKIDFRWEQALALNGDTAPYVQYAAVRAANILRKGAEAGYATDGTGAAWDALPDIDLALAKTVAKLPEIVAQSVRAHSPHVVAQYALDLATAFNAWYNARDKQGKPATNVLASPEGLREARLALVARLRVAFEETLALIGIEIPAAM, from the coding sequence ATGGACCTCAAGGCTCAACTCAAACAGGCGGTCGAGACGGCCGCCGCTGCCCTCGGCGCGCCGCTCGACGTGGCGATCCAGGAGACACCCGCCACCAAACCCGGCGATTACGGCACGCCCGCCGCGTTCCAGATCGCCAAGGCGATCGGCGGCAACCCCGCGCAGGTCGCGCAGCAGCTCGCGCAGACGGTCGTGCTGCCCGCCGGGATCAGCCGCGTGGAGGCCGCCGGGCCGTTCCTGAACTTCTTCGTGGACGTGGGCGCCTTCGTGCGCGGCGTGGTCGAGCAGCCCTTCGCCATGCCCGCCCTGGGCGGCAAGGTCGTGATCGAGCACACCAGCGTCAACCCGAACAAGGAACTGCACGTGGGGCACCTGCGCAACGTGGTGCTGGGCGACTCCATGGCCCGCATCTTCCGCGCGGCCGGCCACACGGTCGAGGTGCAGAATTACATCGACGACACCGGCCGTCAGGCCGCCGAGAGCCTGTTCGCCGCCGCGCACTACGGCCTGACCTGGGACGGCATCCAGAAGTACGACCACTGGATGGGCGAAGGCTACGTGCGCCTGAACGCCGACCCCGCCAAGGCCGAACTGGAAAGCGGCATCACGGCCATCATGCACCGCCTGGAAGCCGGTGAGCTGCGCGGCGAGGTCGAGAAGATCGTCCACGCGCACCTCCAGACCTGCTTCCGCCTGGGCGCCCGCTACGACCTGCTCGCCTGGGAGTCCGACGTGGTCGGCAGCGGCTTCCTCGGGCACGGCCTGAACATCCTGGAGGGCAGCCCCTACACCAGCCACCCCACCGAGGGCAAGTTCGCCGGGGCGTTCGTGATGGACGTCTCCGCCTTCATGCCCAACCTGGAGGAATCGAACGTCGTGCTGCGCCGCAGCGACGGCACCGCCATGTACGTCGCCAAGGACGTGGGCTACCAGTTCTGGAAGTTCGGGCTGTTCGAGGGCATGAAATTCAAGCCCTTCACCACCGACCCCGAGGGAAACACCATCTGGACCAGCGCCCCCGACGGCCAGCCCGACACGGAAGGCCGCTTCGGGCACGCGCAGGAAGTCATCAACGTGATCGACTCCCGCCAGGAACACCCGCAGAAGATCGTCAAGGCGTCCCTGGGCGTGGCGGGCGAGACCGAGAAGGAAGCCCGCTCCATTCACCTGTCGTACGCCTTCGTGACCCTCGAAGGGCAGACCATCAGCGGCCGCAAGGGCGTGACCGTCAGCGCCGACGCCGCCATGGACGAGGCGCAGACCCGCGCCCTGGCGGCCCTCGCGGAACTCAACCCGGCCCTCGCCGCCCGCGACGACGCCGCCGAGATCGCCCGCCGCATCGGCATCGGCGCCATCCGCTTCGCGATGCTGAAGGCCGAACCCACCCGCAAGATCGACTTCCGCTGGGAGCAGGCCCTCGCCCTGAACGGCGACACCGCCCCCTACGTGCAGTACGCCGCCGTCCGCGCCGCGAACATCCTGCGCAAGGGCGCCGAGGCCGGATACGCCACCGACGGCACCGGCGCCGCCTGGGACGCCCTGCCCGACATCGACCTCGCGCTCGCCAAGACGGTCGCGAAACTCCCGGAAATCGTCGCGCAGAGTGTCCGCGCGCACTCCCCGCACGTGGTCGCGCAGTACGCGCTGGACCTCGCCACCGCCTTCAACGCCTGGTACAACGCCAGGGACAAGCAGGGCAAGCCCGCCACGAACGTCCTCGCCAGCCCCGAGGGCCTGCGTGAAGCCCGCCTCGCCCTGGTCGCCCGCCTGCGCGTGGCCTTCGAGGAAACCCTGGCCCTGATCGGCATCGAGATTCCCGCCGCGATGTGA
- a CDS encoding serine/threonine-protein kinase: protein MQEFPTTQSLTDRAPLAEQPGVYSESALWNGRRVFVKTLVADDPDSLARFQHEGRVAASLHHPLVASLLALTPTQLIFEFVEGGTLRERLERGPLGEAEATEVACGVLNAVTYLHSVGVTHHDLKPENVMLQGGQPEWHSVRVIDFGMSHSRSLPLDIHSGTRMGTPHFMAPEQFLGVRGDPRSDLYSVGVLLFDCLAGHPPYEDALGWLAGIRERREALPGPEPLHPLMRSALSRDRSQRPLSAAEMAGQLRAARLELGLPDLPLPATSGLEASA, encoded by the coding sequence ATGCAGGAATTCCCCACCACTCAATCCCTGACGGACCGGGCGCCGCTGGCCGAGCAGCCCGGCGTGTACAGCGAATCGGCCCTCTGGAACGGCCGGCGCGTGTTCGTGAAGACCCTCGTCGCGGACGACCCGGACTCGCTGGCCCGCTTCCAGCATGAGGGCCGGGTCGCCGCCAGCCTGCACCACCCGCTCGTGGCGTCCCTGCTGGCCCTGACACCCACGCAGCTGATCTTCGAGTTCGTGGAGGGCGGCACGCTGCGTGAACGGCTGGAACGCGGCCCGCTGGGCGAAGCCGAGGCGACCGAGGTGGCGTGCGGCGTCCTGAACGCCGTGACGTACCTGCACTCGGTGGGTGTCACGCACCACGACCTGAAACCCGAGAACGTGATGCTGCAAGGCGGCCAGCCGGAGTGGCACAGCGTCCGCGTGATCGACTTCGGCATGAGCCACTCGCGGTCCCTGCCGCTCGACATTCACAGCGGCACCCGCATGGGCACGCCGCACTTCATGGCGCCCGAGCAGTTCCTCGGAGTGCGCGGCGACCCCCGCAGCGACCTGTACTCGGTGGGCGTGCTGCTGTTCGACTGCCTGGCCGGACACCCACCGTACGAGGACGCCCTGGGGTGGCTGGCCGGCATCCGCGAGCGGCGCGAGGCCCTGCCCGGCCCGGAGCCCCTGCACCCGCTGATGCGCTCGGCACTGTCCCGCGACCGCTCCCAGCGGCCCCTGAGCGCCGCCGAGATGGCCGGACAGCTGCGCGCCGCGCGGCTGGAACTGGGCCTGCCGGACCTGCCGCTGCCCGCGACCAGTGGGCTGGAGGCCAGCGCTTGA
- a CDS encoding tryptophan-rich sensory protein, translating into MTGLPRQVTLLLVTILTLVMNYLSNALPLFGNSNKEVSDALPNAFTPAGLTFAVWGPIFLGLLVFAVYQALPAQRGPRHDRLFWPFLLANLLNVSWLLAFQSLNFGPSVIIMLALLASLVWLYLTVRGLPPRGAERWTLALPTSLYLGWISVATIANITAFLVSVGVTGGALGLSAPVWSALLVVIAAAIGVFFLARFHDYAFAAVLLWAFYGVYVARPDAGTVATGVAVAAVTVVLGALLSLRGRRPLM; encoded by the coding sequence ATGACCGGACTTCCCAGGCAAGTCACGCTGCTGCTCGTCACGATCCTCACGCTCGTGATGAACTACCTCAGCAACGCCCTCCCGCTCTTCGGCAACTCCAACAAGGAGGTCAGCGACGCCCTCCCGAACGCCTTCACGCCCGCCGGACTCACGTTCGCCGTGTGGGGCCCCATCTTCCTGGGCCTGCTGGTCTTCGCCGTGTACCAGGCGCTGCCCGCCCAGCGCGGCCCCCGCCATGACCGGCTGTTCTGGCCATTCCTGCTGGCCAACCTGCTGAACGTCTCGTGGCTGCTGGCCTTCCAGAGCCTCAACTTCGGCCCCAGCGTGATCATCATGCTGGCCCTGCTCGCCAGCCTCGTGTGGCTGTACCTCACGGTGCGCGGCCTGCCGCCCCGGGGTGCGGAACGCTGGACGCTCGCGCTGCCCACCTCGCTGTACCTGGGCTGGATCAGCGTCGCCACCATCGCCAACATCACGGCGTTCCTCGTGAGCGTTGGCGTGACGGGCGGCGCGCTGGGCCTCAGCGCCCCGGTCTGGTCCGCGCTGCTCGTCGTGATCGCCGCGGCCATCGGGGTGTTCTTCCTGGCGCGTTTCCATGATTACGCCTTCGCGGCCGTGCTGCTGTGGGCCTTCTACGGCGTGTACGTCGCCCGCCCGGACGCCGGCACCGTCGCCACGGGCGTCGCGGTGGCGGCCGTGACCGTTGTCCTCGGCGCACTCCTGAGCCTGCGCGGACGCCGACCCCTGATGTGA
- the holA gene encoding DNA polymerase III subunit delta, whose product MTLLAFTGNRFLADETLRDTLAGRGMNARDLPRLAGEDVTPDTLRPHLSPGLFGDGGLIVDLEGVKPDKALLELLASAAVTVAVLDESPPATRLKVYEARGEVIPSPAPSKPGDVTGWVVQRCKKQKLNLDRDASAYLAEVFGADLAGIAGELNKLALLDGPFTRETVQRVVGREPPGDSFAMLGAATAGRPGEAVTQLRRLLASGEDPFKMMGAVVWQYSLVARCVALQQQDGRVTEAVAAQKLGVKPYPAKKALEVARRLNEARIRTHLERILAADLAMKRGLDASVALERLIVQLSV is encoded by the coding sequence TTGACGCTGCTGGCCTTCACCGGCAACCGGTTCCTGGCCGACGAGACCCTGCGCGACACGCTGGCCGGGCGCGGCATGAACGCCCGCGACCTGCCCCGCCTGGCCGGCGAGGACGTGACGCCCGACACGCTGCGCCCCCACCTGTCACCGGGCCTGTTCGGGGACGGGGGCCTGATCGTGGACCTCGAGGGCGTGAAACCCGACAAGGCCCTGCTGGAACTGCTCGCCTCGGCTGCCGTCACGGTGGCGGTGCTGGACGAATCGCCGCCCGCCACGCGCCTGAAGGTGTACGAGGCGCGCGGCGAGGTGATCCCGTCACCCGCGCCCAGCAAACCCGGCGACGTGACCGGCTGGGTCGTGCAGCGCTGCAAGAAACAGAAACTCAACCTCGACCGGGACGCCAGCGCCTACCTCGCCGAGGTGTTCGGCGCGGACCTCGCGGGCATCGCCGGGGAGCTGAACAAACTCGCGCTGCTGGACGGCCCGTTCACCCGCGAGACCGTGCAGCGCGTCGTGGGCCGCGAACCGCCGGGCGACAGTTTCGCCATGCTGGGCGCCGCCACCGCCGGCCGCCCCGGCGAGGCCGTCACGCAACTGCGCCGCCTGCTGGCCTCCGGCGAGGACCCCTTCAAGATGATGGGCGCCGTCGTCTGGCAGTACAGCCTCGTCGCCCGTTGCGTCGCCCTGCAACAGCAGGACGGCCGCGTGACCGAGGCGGTCGCCGCGCAGAAACTCGGCGTGAAACCCTACCCCGCCAAGAAGGCGCTGGAAGTCGCCCGCCGCCTCAACGAAGCCAGGATCCGCACGCACCTGGAACGCATCCTGGCCGCCGACCTCGCCATGAAACGCGGCCTGGACGCCAGCGTCGCCCTGGAACGCCTGATCGTGCAACTGAGCGTCTGA
- a CDS encoding GMC family oxidoreductase — MKPNSLESRGRADVVIVGAGSGGCVAARRLLDAGARVLLLEAGGPDTNPLIRAPGAFPKLFRSAVDWNLTTTPQAHAGGRAFYWPRGKVLGGSSAINATIWIRGSRRDFDSWGEGWTWEDVLPEFRAQESYRGEASAARGTDGPMPAGARAGSHALSEAFVRSAALGLGVPLVSSFNDGVLEGAALLESNHLRGERYSAFRAFLKPVLNHPNLTVLTGAHALRILWSGSGGTRRAAGVRLRWQGRTLDAPAGAVLLAAGAVQTPHLLMLSGVGPRAELDRHGLETHVNLPGVGGGLQDHLAVPVITRSRLTSLDRVPQAEALARYLWNRSGPLSSNVAEASAFSHARPGLDPRTDDPDIQFHFGPAYFRNHGDTTEPGNHFSVGPVLVDPHSRGRITLASADPLAAPVIDPAYLSDERDMQSLLAGVRQAREVAAASPLSGLRGAEVLPGEGVRTDAGLRRHVQQECATLYHPVGTAALGDGDGAVVSRTLAVHGTRGLWVGDASVMPRIIHANTNATSMMIGGRAAQFLLAGLERT, encoded by the coding sequence ATGAAACCGAATTCGCTGGAGTCGCGCGGGCGCGCGGATGTCGTCATTGTGGGGGCCGGGTCGGGCGGGTGCGTCGCGGCGCGGCGGCTGCTGGACGCGGGAGCGCGGGTGCTGCTGCTGGAGGCGGGCGGGCCGGACACCAACCCGCTGATCCGCGCGCCGGGCGCGTTCCCGAAACTGTTCCGCAGCGCCGTGGACTGGAACCTGACGACCACCCCGCAGGCGCACGCGGGCGGCCGGGCGTTCTACTGGCCGCGCGGGAAGGTGCTGGGCGGCAGCAGCGCCATCAACGCGACCATCTGGATTCGCGGTTCCAGGCGGGATTTCGACAGCTGGGGCGAGGGCTGGACCTGGGAGGACGTGCTGCCGGAATTCCGGGCGCAGGAATCCTACCGGGGCGAGGCGTCGGCGGCGCGCGGCACGGACGGCCCCATGCCGGCGGGCGCGCGGGCCGGGTCGCACGCGCTGAGCGAGGCGTTCGTGCGCTCGGCGGCGCTGGGGCTGGGCGTGCCCCTGGTCAGTTCCTTCAACGACGGAGTGCTGGAGGGCGCGGCGCTGCTGGAGAGCAACCACCTGCGCGGCGAACGGTACAGCGCGTTCCGGGCGTTCCTGAAACCCGTCCTGAACCACCCGAACCTGACGGTGCTGACCGGCGCCCACGCGCTGCGCATCCTGTGGTCGGGCAGCGGCGGCACGCGGCGCGCGGCGGGCGTGCGGCTGCGCTGGCAGGGGCGCACGCTGGACGCCCCGGCGGGCGCGGTCCTGCTCGCGGCGGGCGCGGTGCAGACCCCGCACCTGCTGATGCTCTCGGGCGTCGGGCCGCGCGCCGAACTGGACCGGCACGGCCTCGAGACGCACGTGAACCTGCCCGGCGTGGGTGGCGGCCTGCAGGATCACCTGGCGGTGCCGGTCATCACCCGCTCGCGCCTGACCTCGCTGGACCGCGTGCCACAGGCCGAGGCGCTGGCCCGCTACCTCTGGAACCGCAGCGGTCCCCTGAGCAGCAACGTGGCCGAGGCGAGCGCCTTCTCGCACGCGCGGCCCGGCCTGGACCCGCGCACGGACGACCCGGACATCCAGTTTCATTTCGGCCCGGCGTACTTCCGGAATCACGGAGACACGACCGAACCCGGCAATCACTTCTCGGTCGGGCCGGTCCTGGTCGACCCGCACAGCCGCGGGCGGATCACGCTGGCGTCCGCCGATCCGCTGGCCGCGCCGGTGATCGACCCGGCGTACCTGTCGGACGAGCGGGACATGCAGAGCCTGCTCGCGGGGGTGCGGCAGGCGCGCGAGGTGGCGGCCGCCTCTCCCCTGTCGGGCCTGCGCGGCGCGGAGGTCCTGCCCGGCGAGGGCGTGCGCACCGACGCGGGCCTGCGCCGCCACGTGCAGCAGGAGTGCGCCACGCTGTACCACCCGGTCGGGACGGCCGCGCTGGGCGACGGTGACGGCGCGGTGGTCAGCCGGACGCTGGCTGTGCACGGCACGCGGGGCCTGTGGGTGGGGGACGCGAGCGTCATGCCGCGCATCATTCACGCGAACACCAACGCCACGAGCATGATGATCGGCGGGCGCGCCGCGCAGTTCCTGCTGGCCGGCCTGGAGCGGACGTGA
- a CDS encoding acyltransferase, with protein sequence MSDPATPVPPASPASPAGTGTTRAARTPLTMIDVFRGLTITEVVLHHTTGMTLRHLTPGSLSHEAVMILNRTLHFAVPAFVFLSAVVLTRSLLRHFEPRRYFWRRLTRGGWPYLLWSALYMLWYVWTGQRAPETLTDPARWWSYLAYGKASYHLYFLLVALEVYLILPLLLPLARRRPSITAALLVGLGIQLGLYLLNRELLRLPFPASTVLWYLLPVTLGAAVGARLDEFPAWWRRRRPVLLPLLGATYLLYLPAALAYVRGEPVTPLLYSGLSWVYTSLMALTLLGLAHRVQRTAPRAQQVLATLGSVSLQVYLLHPALLQALERWHPPGGTAAAVVLMSGGYALLALLLPALLGRALLNTRLSTLLFGR encoded by the coding sequence ATGTCCGATCCTGCCACCCCTGTTCCGCCGGCCAGTCCGGCGTCCCCGGCCGGGACCGGAACCACCCGCGCGGCCCGCACGCCGCTGACGATGATCGACGTGTTCCGCGGGCTGACCATCACGGAGGTCGTGCTGCACCACACCACCGGCATGACCCTGCGCCACCTGACGCCCGGCTCGCTGTCGCACGAGGCGGTCATGATCCTGAACCGCACCCTGCACTTCGCGGTTCCGGCGTTCGTGTTCCTGTCGGCCGTGGTCCTGACCCGCAGCCTGCTGCGTCACTTCGAGCCTCGCCGGTACTTCTGGCGCCGCCTGACCCGCGGCGGCTGGCCGTACCTGCTGTGGAGCGCCCTGTACATGCTGTGGTACGTGTGGACCGGCCAGCGCGCACCGGAAACCCTGACCGACCCGGCCCGCTGGTGGTCCTACCTGGCGTACGGAAAGGCCAGTTACCACCTGTACTTCCTGCTGGTCGCGCTGGAGGTCTACCTGATCCTGCCGCTGCTGCTGCCGCTGGCGCGGCGGCGGCCCAGCATCACGGCGGCGCTGCTGGTCGGCCTGGGCATCCAGCTGGGACTGTACCTGCTGAACCGCGAACTGCTGCGCCTGCCGTTCCCCGCCAGCACGGTCCTGTGGTACCTGCTGCCCGTCACGCTGGGCGCGGCGGTCGGCGCCCGCCTGGACGAATTCCCCGCCTGGTGGCGGCGCCGGCGGCCGGTCCTGCTGCCGCTGCTGGGCGCCACGTACCTGCTGTACCTGCCGGCGGCCCTGGCGTACGTGCGGGGAGAGCCGGTCACGCCGCTGCTGTACAGCGGTCTGAGCTGGGTGTACACCAGCCTGATGGCCCTGACCCTGCTGGGCCTCGCGCACCGCGTGCAGCGCACGGCCCCCCGGGCGCAGCAGGTCCTGGCGACCCTGGGCAGCGTGAGCCTGCAGGTGTACCTGCTGCACCCGGCGCTGCTGCAGGCGCTGGAGCGCTGGCATCCGCCCGGCGGCACCGCCGCTGCGGTCGTGCTGATGTCCGGTGGCTACGCGCTGCTGGCCCTGCTGCTGCCGGCCCTGCTGGGACGCGCCCTGCTGAACACCCGCCTGAGCACCCTGCTGTTCGGCCGCTGA
- a CDS encoding shikimate dehydrogenase: MPASDTPLALIGYPAPAARALRDLGLIAVNVPTDDPRAVMDACRTLHFTGALVHDDQQTHLLDAVTPDTTARRVGRVDAVSFAGTLHGTFTLSDALTDTLEASGYATRGASALMIGLDAHDLALALPLARLGFTEIGVAAESLPEAEAAARNLPAGLRSYPLSRRDPSCLAYAERADLIVLTAGPLPGSLVQPYHTLIDLTGRADARSSGASTVDLSRLPLIRLARQLAHATGQRFHPDELEPVLPALGA; the protein is encoded by the coding sequence ATGCCTGCGTCCGACACGCCCCTCGCCCTGATCGGCTACCCTGCTCCGGCCGCCCGCGCCCTGCGGGACCTGGGCCTGATCGCCGTGAACGTCCCCACCGACGACCCGCGCGCCGTGATGGACGCCTGCCGCACCCTGCACTTCACGGGCGCACTTGTCCACGACGACCAGCAGACCCACCTGCTGGACGCGGTCACGCCCGACACCACCGCCCGGCGCGTGGGCCGGGTGGACGCCGTGTCGTTCGCCGGGACCCTGCACGGCACCTTCACGCTGAGCGACGCCCTGACCGACACGCTCGAAGCCAGCGGGTACGCCACGCGCGGCGCGAGCGCCCTGATGATCGGCCTGGACGCCCATGATCTCGCGCTGGCGCTGCCACTGGCCCGGCTGGGATTCACCGAGATCGGCGTGGCAGCCGAGAGCCTCCCGGAAGCGGAAGCCGCCGCCCGCAACCTGCCCGCCGGCCTGCGCAGCTACCCGCTCAGCCGCCGCGACCCCAGCTGCCTCGCCTACGCGGAACGCGCCGACCTGATCGTCCTGACCGCCGGGCCCCTGCCGGGCAGCCTGGTACAGCCCTACCACACCCTGATCGACCTGACCGGCCGCGCCGACGCCCGCAGCAGCGGCGCCAGCACCGTCGACCTGAGCCGCCTGCCGCTCATCCGTCTCGCGCGGCAGCTCGCCCACGCCACCGGGCAGCGCTTCCACCCGGACGAACTCGAACCCGTCCTGCCGGCCCTCGGAGCCTGA
- a CDS encoding alpha/beta hydrolase — translation MKVPFPVPAYLPPCAARPGSLLSRSFRAALLTLSAGLAAHPAAAQAAPARPAAAAPGSTGAAAGRPGGTPEWVRPGEWVSLGGVRPSLLQAPAGCAARACSVVVVSHPRGQDAERLRDSPQVQVLIQALLRANFAVLLGSDGGPDSWGSPAGLGHLGVAHATATRRFHWNGHTYALGLSMGGLMALRSALPGAPYPVQGVALIDAWTDLEVAWGSALSRRSEIEAAYRSATRPEPGLNPLPAALRGAPLPLFVVSSLDDTTVKASLNSDRLLAHALPGVSEFLPVTGPHLGGNRFTPAVAQRLVKFFERLDTLESPPATPEIPSLPSARPGH, via the coding sequence GTGAAGGTGCCTTTCCCTGTTCCGGCGTATCTGCCTCCGTGTGCCGCGCGGCCCGGTTCGCTGCTCTCCCGCTCGTTCCGCGCGGCGCTGCTGACCCTGAGTGCCGGGCTGGCCGCCCATCCTGCCGCGGCGCAGGCCGCGCCGGCCCGCCCGGCGGCCGCGGCACCCGGTTCCACGGGCGCCGCGGCGGGCCGTCCGGGCGGGACGCCCGAATGGGTCCGTCCGGGCGAGTGGGTGTCCCTGGGGGGCGTGCGGCCCTCGCTGCTGCAGGCGCCGGCCGGGTGCGCGGCGCGTGCATGCAGTGTGGTCGTCGTGTCGCACCCGCGCGGGCAGGACGCCGAGCGGCTGCGGGACAGTCCGCAGGTGCAGGTGCTGATCCAGGCGCTGCTGCGCGCGAATTTTGCGGTGCTGCTCGGCAGTGACGGTGGCCCGGACAGCTGGGGCAGTCCGGCCGGCCTGGGGCACCTGGGCGTGGCGCACGCGACCGCCACGCGCCGCTTCCACTGGAACGGCCACACCTACGCGCTGGGCCTGAGCATGGGGGGCCTGATGGCCCTGCGCAGCGCCCTGCCCGGCGCGCCGTACCCGGTGCAGGGAGTGGCGCTGATCGACGCCTGGACGGATCTGGAGGTCGCGTGGGGGTCGGCCCTGTCCCGCCGCTCGGAGATCGAGGCGGCGTACCGCAGCGCCACGCGGCCCGAACCGGGCCTGAACCCCCTGCCCGCCGCGCTGCGCGGCGCTCCCCTGCCGCTGTTCGTGGTGAGCAGTCTGGACGACACGACCGTGAAGGCCAGCCTGAACAGTGACCGCCTGCTGGCGCACGCGCTGCCCGGCGTGAGCGAGTTCCTGCCCGTGACCGGCCCGCACCTGGGCGGCAACCGCTTTACCCCCGCCGTCGCGCAGCGACTCGTGAAGTTCTTCGAGCGGCTCGACACGCTCGAAAGTCCGCCCGCCACGCCCGAGATTCCCAGTCTGCCGTCCGCCCGGCCCGGCCATTGA